A region of Solibacillus isronensis DNA encodes the following proteins:
- a CDS encoding recombinase family protein, which yields MIWKNQNYQFAGIYADEGISGRSMKNRDELNRLIRECERGRIDVILVKSVSRLSRDIQDTLEITRYLRQLPNPTYIYFERENIWTSDPQADLMLSIFGSIAQEESIGMGRSMSWGIRSMAKRGIIHRKRPNYGYTIDDNYRWHIVKEEASVVRRIFREVRKGVTVAQIAVDLSEKKIPSPTGNLTWGARTVTNILRNVVYKGDILFQQTIALQNGQKKNVPNEGQEPQYYIEQHHEPIIPKKKWEEVQKILDERAEEVKKKRSAPLPEINENKNEVFLEKMICGECSKQVVHYVNKRPRKDGDYYSHYWVCYRAGYPHYHVHDTCDSMAFKQGYYEQHFRHLLMNIYEDCTFYQKAEQAIEQMDLSPEEKIKEEQLEWEVKLLNQELYEVVDESLHGQGRDTERVDQMTEKLCAMYERLASFRDRKEKAEEERKALKRFMKNLKAYIKSESKAFPDEIYTDVVDHAAVYKDGSIVYQLRFGLEWATDEVYSTFQEQCERERWAKVKAKHEAFLRGPEVAALIEYCHEPRTVKEMLAFMLERKQMGKTTLVDRVVMPLFKEGTFERFKVQERRKNIREYVYRVKGK from the coding sequence TTGATTTGGAAAAATCAAAACTATCAATTTGCAGGCATCTATGCGGACGAAGGGATATCGGGGCGTTCCATGAAAAATCGAGATGAATTGAATCGGCTCATTCGAGAGTGCGAACGAGGACGAATTGATGTCATCTTGGTCAAGTCCGTTTCCAGACTAAGTAGGGATATCCAAGACACACTGGAAATCACGAGATATCTTCGTCAGCTTCCAAATCCAACCTACATTTACTTTGAACGTGAAAATATATGGACTTCGGACCCTCAAGCAGACCTTATGTTATCCATTTTCGGAAGCATTGCACAAGAGGAAAGTATCGGTATGGGTAGGTCCATGTCATGGGGCATCCGCAGCATGGCCAAGCGTGGAATTATCCATCGGAAAAGACCGAACTATGGTTATACCATTGATGATAACTACCGTTGGCATATAGTGAAAGAAGAAGCGAGCGTGGTCAGGCGTATCTTTAGAGAGGTACGAAAAGGAGTCACTGTGGCTCAAATCGCAGTTGATCTTAGTGAGAAAAAGATTCCCAGTCCGACTGGTAATTTAACCTGGGGAGCCAGAACGGTTACAAACATCTTAAGAAATGTGGTTTATAAAGGGGATATTTTATTCCAGCAAACAATAGCCCTTCAAAACGGTCAAAAGAAAAACGTTCCCAATGAAGGTCAAGAACCACAGTATTATATTGAACAACATCATGAACCGATCATACCAAAGAAAAAATGGGAGGAAGTACAGAAGATATTAGATGAGCGAGCGGAAGAGGTAAAGAAGAAACGTTCAGCTCCCTTACCAGAAATCAATGAAAATAAAAACGAAGTATTCTTAGAAAAGATGATTTGTGGGGAATGTTCCAAACAAGTGGTTCATTATGTGAATAAAAGACCACGAAAAGATGGTGACTATTATTCACACTATTGGGTCTGTTATCGCGCAGGCTATCCACACTACCATGTTCATGATACTTGCGACTCCATGGCCTTTAAACAGGGGTATTATGAACAACATTTTCGTCACCTGTTAATGAATATTTATGAGGATTGTACATTCTATCAGAAGGCGGAGCAGGCGATTGAACAGATGGACTTGTCCCCTGAAGAGAAAATTAAGGAAGAGCAGTTAGAATGGGAAGTAAAACTATTAAACCAAGAACTTTACGAGGTGGTCGATGAAAGCCTTCATGGTCAGGGGAGAGATACAGAACGAGTTGACCAAATGACTGAAAAGCTATGTGCTATGTATGAGAGACTTGCGTCCTTCCGAGACCGGAAAGAAAAAGCGGAAGAGGAACGAAAGGCACTTAAGCGTTTTATGAAAAACTTGAAGGCTTATATAAAAAGTGAATCAAAAGCCTTTCCTGACGAGATTTATACAGATGTTGTAGACCATGCCGCTGTATATAAAGATGGCAGCATTGTGTATCAATTACGCTTTGGATTGGAATGGGCAACTGACGAGGTGTATTCTACTTTTCAGGAACAATGTGAAAGGGAGCGGTGGGCGAAGGTAAAAGCAAAACACGAAGCATTTTTGAGAGGGCCAGAAGTGGCTGCGCTCATTGAGTATTGCCATGAACCGAGAACGGTGAAAGAGATGTTGGCATTTATGCTGGAAAGAAAACAAATGGGTAAAACAACCCTTGTCGATCGAGTGGTTATGCCTTTGTTTAAAGAAGGTACGTTTGAACGCTTCAAAGTGCAGGAACGACGGAAGAATATTAGGGAGTATGTGTATCGAGTAAAGGGAAAATAA
- a CDS encoding glucose-6-phosphate isomerase, translated as MQLQLLKTHILNYDLTNIDWQHYTKRVELLHEYLQQPIHHTTGWMQSPLEDQSALFKQIHEVATEIKLKADVLIVVGIGGSYLGARAVQNALTPHFIERKSGIEVVYVGQNISGAYVQGLIDYIKDKRVYVNVISKSGGTMEPALAFRVFRQYMEDKYGVDAKNRIIVTTDAETGILREIASISGYRQFEIPSNVGGRYSVLTPVGLLPLAVAGIDIDALMLGAKSAATEFSESHLEDNEAYRYAVLRHALHTQGYKIELLASFEPALKRFHEWWMQLFGESEGKEAKGLFPTSANFSTDLHSIGQFIQEGSPILFETLLHFKEINVDYKVPFDPRDEDGLNYLAGRTFNEINAISKQGTALAHSEGGVPVIQLELDRLDEYHLGYLIYFFMKACAMSALLLEVNPFDQPGVEAYKKKIMELLKQEKVSK; from the coding sequence TTGCAGCTACAGTTGCTGAAAACGCATATCTTAAATTATGATTTAACAAATATTGACTGGCAGCACTATACAAAAAGAGTGGAATTGCTTCATGAGTACTTACAACAACCAATTCATCATACAACCGGCTGGATGCAATCACCGCTTGAAGATCAGTCCGCACTGTTTAAACAAATTCATGAAGTGGCAACAGAAATTAAGTTGAAGGCGGACGTGCTTATAGTCGTAGGGATTGGCGGATCATATCTTGGTGCGCGTGCAGTGCAGAATGCATTAACTCCCCATTTTATTGAACGGAAATCCGGCATTGAAGTGGTCTATGTAGGACAAAATATAAGTGGTGCGTATGTACAAGGGCTAATCGATTATATAAAGGATAAGCGTGTCTATGTAAATGTGATTTCAAAATCAGGCGGCACGATGGAGCCTGCGCTAGCTTTCCGTGTTTTCCGTCAGTACATGGAGGACAAGTATGGTGTAGATGCAAAAAATAGAATTATTGTCACAACGGATGCAGAGACTGGTATATTACGTGAGATTGCGTCTATCTCAGGTTACCGTCAGTTTGAAATCCCTTCAAATGTCGGTGGACGCTACTCGGTATTAACGCCTGTTGGGTTATTGCCGCTTGCAGTTGCGGGAATTGATATTGACGCGTTGATGCTAGGCGCAAAATCTGCTGCAACAGAATTTTCGGAGTCTCATTTAGAGGATAATGAGGCGTATCGTTATGCCGTGTTACGTCATGCGTTGCACACACAAGGCTATAAAATCGAATTGCTTGCTTCATTTGAGCCTGCCTTGAAACGTTTCCATGAATGGTGGATGCAGCTTTTTGGTGAAAGTGAAGGGAAAGAGGCGAAGGGGCTTTTCCCGACATCAGCTAATTTTTCGACTGATTTGCATTCGATTGGTCAGTTTATTCAAGAAGGAAGTCCGATTTTATTCGAGACATTGCTTCATTTTAAAGAAATTAATGTCGATTATAAAGTTCCGTTTGATCCACGTGATGAAGATGGACTGAATTATTTAGCCGGTCGTACATTTAATGAAATCAATGCCATTTCCAAGCAAGGGACTGCGCTTGCCCACTCAGAAGGTGGCGTGCCTGTAATACAGTTGGAACTTGATAGATTAGATGAGTACCATCTTGGCTATTTAATATATTTCTTTATGAAAGCCTGTGCGATGAGTGCGCTTTTACTGGAGGTCAATCCATTTGACCAGCCAGGTGTAGAAGCTTATAAGAAAAAAATAATGGAACTTTTAAAGCAAGAGAAGGTGTCGAAGTGA
- a CDS encoding ATP-grasp fold amidoligase family protein has product MQIPLHAKRYAFTQVVKLSPIAASKLLYWNRFKTRLNLENPKTFNEKLMWLKLFEDVEFKRRFTDKVKAREYMITVGYNYLLPPLIGIFDEVEDIIFEQLPRKFVLKCSHGSGMTIVCENKREMDYHETRHQLAEMMATDYSLKYAEPHYAFLQPRIIIERLIESSDGNDVQEYNIHCFHGVPKIIETTFHRFTPKEQTLMLTPDWFNSNYIKKKYPFDEGKARPAQLDELLAIAKKLSKPFTYVRIDLKVADEKVYFNNFTFTPDACLNSQIQEDDSLKLGQWLDLDIEKSRHPVSVARSKY; this is encoded by the coding sequence ATGCAAATCCCTTTACATGCAAAGCGCTATGCATTCACACAAGTCGTAAAGCTATCCCCGATTGCCGCAAGCAAATTATTGTATTGGAACAGATTCAAAACTCGTTTAAACCTGGAAAACCCAAAAACCTTCAATGAAAAACTAATGTGGCTCAAACTATTCGAAGATGTTGAATTTAAAAGAAGATTTACAGATAAAGTAAAGGCGCGCGAATATATGATCACAGTCGGCTACAACTATTTGCTGCCGCCGCTGATCGGTATTTTTGATGAAGTGGAGGATATTATTTTCGAGCAGCTGCCGAGAAAATTTGTGTTGAAATGCTCGCACGGCTCCGGCATGACGATTGTTTGCGAGAACAAACGTGAAATGGATTACCATGAAACAAGGCACCAGTTAGCGGAAATGATGGCAACGGATTACTCGCTAAAATATGCGGAGCCACACTATGCATTCCTTCAGCCTCGAATTATTATCGAACGGTTAATTGAATCATCAGATGGCAATGATGTACAAGAATACAATATCCATTGTTTTCATGGGGTGCCGAAGATTATCGAAACGACTTTCCACCGTTTTACACCGAAAGAGCAAACACTCATGTTAACACCGGATTGGTTTAATTCGAATTATATAAAGAAAAAGTATCCGTTTGATGAGGGAAAAGCTAGGCCTGCGCAGCTTGACGAACTGCTCGCCATTGCGAAAAAGTTGAGCAAGCCGTTTACGTATGTACGGATCGATTTAAAGGTAGCAGATGAAAAAGTTTACTTTAACAACTTTACATTCACGCCGGACGCTTGTTTAAATAGCCAGATTCAAGAAGATGACAGTCTGAAGCTTGGGCAATGGCTTGATTTGGATATTGAAAAGTCGAGGCATCCGGTTTCTGTAGCCCGTTCAAAATATTAA
- a CDS encoding NAD-dependent epimerase/dehydratase family protein — MILVVGGAGFVGSHVVNLLLEKGPVVVYDNLSTGHRGAVDERAIFIEGELSDQQRLTQIFTLFPVHAVIHFAASDSVNEAMGNPEYYYENNVGGTLALLKVMRACRVKNIMLSSAVMASSEKNELLQGQKCMIEQMLEAYTKAYDMNGTVLRYCKSTCVQASVSGNPEAVVSESTGNQGLKNVAEVANAHVSALEALERGELAFKMYDLSAVSSKNTQQELDWQAERNVHEMIEDAWNWHENSKC, encoded by the coding sequence GTGATATTAGTCGTTGGTGGAGCAGGCTTTGTTGGAAGCCATGTCGTAAATTTATTACTGGAAAAAGGGCCGGTCGTTGTGTATGATAATTTATCCACAGGACACCGCGGAGCAGTCGATGAGCGTGCTATTTTTATTGAAGGCGAATTATCGGACCAGCAACGGTTAACGCAAATATTTACATTGTTTCCGGTTCATGCTGTCATTCATTTTGCAGCATCGGACTCAGTGAACGAGGCAATGGGGAATCCTGAATATTACTATGAAAATAATGTCGGCGGCACATTGGCATTATTGAAAGTCATGCGGGCATGCAGAGTGAAAAATATCATGCTCTCTTCCGCCGTTATGGCAAGTTCGGAAAAGAATGAGCTATTACAAGGGCAGAAGTGTATGATCGAACAGATGCTTGAAGCTTATACGAAAGCCTATGATATGAATGGAACCGTTCTCCGTTATTGTAAGAGCACCTGTGTACAAGCTTCGGTTAGTGGAAATCCGGAAGCTGTGGTTTCTGAAAGTACAGGCAACCAGGGTTTGAAAAATGTAGCCGAAGTAGCAAATGCCCATGTATCGGCACTTGAAGCGTTGGAGCGGGGCGAATTGGCTTTTAAAATGTACGATTTATCGGCGGTTAGCTCAAAAAATACACAACAGGAGCTTGACTGGCAGGCAGAACGAAATGTACATGAAATGATTGAAGATGCCTGGAATTGGCATGAAAACTCAAAATGTTAG
- a CDS encoding recombinase family protein, with product MTKSISRFSRNALDTLSIARHLKQLPTPVYIYFEKENIWTSDPQSELMMSIYGAIAQEEVMNVGRSIAWGHRSQAKRGIIRWKKATYGYWVDDEYRWHIQPEQAKIIKRIFREVIKGKTVNKICEDLASDGIKTATGKDYWNPKSVMAMLTNEVYKGDYLFQKHVTVDTLQSKVIRNQGEEPQYYIENHHEPIIKPKDWDRVQDILEERKKGFIKDGHRKYEKDELKNEAFIEKLYCGECGYLMGHRRHVERRWKTPSETHFWVCCRHDQRYRTERCDTKRIRQDYLEWNFIHFLKQIHTDPNFKNDVLHWINRLELTEEEKQEKIDLQDKVETQNQALYKAVEEGIHENGQNTQLVDKLTEELVELHNRLKHFNERERRVEHERKLFKEIMKKVKKYVEGASEDFPEELFQEFISSAEVCKDGKVTYHLIFELKQEMPETYADYVELKSQQKKQKTKEKHEALLKGPEVEELLVFCEEPKDLKEIVSFMNERMVISDSHIFQVILRPLMKLGKMERFKAPEKGGTREVFHYQVIKDTGFGKI from the coding sequence ATCACAAAGTCCATTTCTCGCTTTAGCCGAAATGCATTAGATACCCTTTCCATTGCACGACACCTGAAACAACTCCCAACCCCTGTGTATATTTATTTTGAGAAGGAGAATATCTGGACGTCAGACCCCCAATCAGAGTTGATGATGTCCATCTACGGTGCCATCGCACAAGAAGAAGTCATGAATGTTGGGAGGAGCATTGCTTGGGGACATCGTAGTCAGGCCAAGCGAGGAATTATCCGGTGGAAAAAGGCTACGTATGGTTATTGGGTGGACGATGAATATCGGTGGCATATCCAGCCAGAGCAAGCCAAAATCATCAAGCGTATTTTTAGGGAAGTGATAAAAGGTAAGACAGTAAATAAAATTTGTGAAGACTTAGCCAGTGATGGTATTAAAACAGCTACAGGAAAAGACTATTGGAACCCAAAATCAGTGATGGCAATGTTAACAAATGAAGTGTATAAGGGTGATTATTTATTTCAAAAACACGTGACCGTTGATACACTACAATCCAAGGTCATTCGTAATCAAGGAGAGGAACCACAGTATTATATTGAAAATCACCATGAACCAATCATTAAGCCAAAGGACTGGGACCGGGTTCAGGATATTTTAGAAGAACGGAAAAAGGGATTTATCAAAGATGGACACCGGAAGTATGAAAAAGACGAACTGAAAAATGAAGCTTTTATTGAAAAACTGTATTGTGGTGAATGTGGATATTTGATGGGGCATAGACGGCATGTAGAGAGACGATGGAAAACCCCTTCTGAAACGCACTTCTGGGTGTGCTGTCGCCATGATCAGAGATATAGAACTGAACGATGCGATACAAAGCGTATTCGCCAGGATTATTTAGAGTGGAACTTCATTCACTTTTTGAAACAAATTCATACGGATCCTAATTTTAAAAATGACGTCTTGCATTGGATTAATAGATTGGAATTAACAGAGGAAGAGAAGCAGGAAAAAATAGATTTGCAGGACAAAGTGGAAACGCAAAATCAAGCTTTGTATAAAGCTGTAGAAGAGGGTATCCATGAAAACGGCCAAAACACTCAGCTGGTGGATAAGCTGACGGAAGAATTGGTGGAGTTGCATAACCGACTGAAACACTTTAATGAACGAGAAAGACGTGTAGAACATGAAAGAAAACTGTTTAAGGAAATCATGAAAAAGGTGAAAAAGTATGTGGAAGGAGCAAGCGAGGACTTTCCTGAAGAATTGTTTCAAGAATTTATTAGTAGTGCAGAGGTGTGTAAAGATGGAAAGGTCACCTACCATTTAATATTTGAACTAAAACAAGAAATGCCAGAAACCTATGCTGATTATGTAGAGTTAAAAAGTCAGCAAAAGAAACAGAAAACGAAGGAAAAGCATGAGGCATTACTCAAAGGGCCTGAGGTGGAAGAGCTGTTAGTATTTTGCGAGGAGCCAAAGGATCTAAAAGAGATTGTAAGTTTTATGAATGAGAGGATGGTCATTTCTGATTCGCACATCTTCCAGGTTATTTTAAGACCATTAATGAAGCTAGGAAAAATGGAAAGATTCAAGGCACCGGAAAAGGGTGGAACAAGAGAAGTGTTTCATTATCAGGTTATCAAAGATACTGGGTTTGGAAAAATATAA
- a CDS encoding phospho-sugar mutase: protein MTVKTQFEQWAAANLPDYLKKELDEIRADKRLVEDHFYQNVKFGTGGMRGILGVGTNRMNIYTVRRAAAGLAQYVCEGGEEAKIRGVVIAYDTRHFSKEFAVETAKVLGAYGVHSYVFSESRPTPELSFAVRYLYAYAGVVITASHNPKQYNGFKVYGADGAQLVPAGADTIVSYMDKIQDIFAIETVELEQYGQYILEKIDQAYQSSLLQLKEQPVKSNMKLVYTPLHGAGLVPVIEGLKAFGFDEVHVVEAQAIQDGAFPTVPYPNPEEAAAFELAMELGHQVGADLLLATDPDADRLGVAVRNGQSYELLTGNQLGALLLNYILQTKQRNGTLPGNGVMIKTIVTSELGAKIAARYGVETVNTLTGFKYIAEKIAEYEQSGAYKYLFGYEESYGYLIEPFVRDKDAVQVALKVAEMASFYESQGKTLLDALEDVYKKFGYYKEALISKVFEGKSGQEEMAALLDTVRQNPPAEIAGKKVVLYEDYLTATATAITGDKLPIDLPKENVLKFILEDESWIAIRPSGTEPKCKYYFGVKGESASQALEQLEQLKLSFI from the coding sequence ATCACAGTAAAAACTCAGTTTGAACAATGGGCAGCAGCCAATCTACCAGATTATTTAAAAAAAGAATTAGATGAGATTCGTGCTGATAAACGTTTAGTAGAAGATCATTTTTATCAAAATGTAAAGTTCGGTACGGGCGGTATGCGCGGTATACTAGGTGTTGGTACGAACCGTATGAACATCTATACAGTGCGCCGTGCAGCGGCAGGTCTTGCACAGTATGTTTGTGAAGGCGGCGAAGAAGCGAAAATACGAGGTGTAGTAATCGCTTATGATACACGTCATTTTTCAAAAGAATTCGCTGTTGAAACTGCAAAAGTTTTAGGAGCATATGGTGTGCATAGCTATGTGTTTAGTGAATCGCGCCCTACACCGGAGCTTTCGTTTGCAGTACGTTATTTATACGCCTACGCGGGTGTTGTCATTACGGCAAGCCATAATCCGAAACAGTATAATGGTTTTAAAGTATACGGTGCAGATGGAGCACAGCTTGTACCTGCTGGAGCAGATACGATTGTTTCTTATATGGATAAAATTCAAGATATTTTTGCGATTGAAACAGTGGAATTAGAACAGTATGGTCAATATATTTTAGAAAAGATTGATCAGGCTTATCAGTCCAGTCTGCTTCAGTTAAAAGAACAGCCTGTGAAAAGCAATATGAAGCTTGTTTACACACCACTTCACGGAGCGGGATTAGTGCCTGTAATTGAAGGATTGAAAGCGTTTGGTTTTGATGAAGTGCATGTCGTTGAAGCACAGGCTATTCAGGACGGAGCGTTTCCGACAGTTCCTTATCCGAATCCGGAAGAAGCAGCTGCTTTTGAACTGGCGATGGAGCTAGGTCATCAAGTAGGCGCGGACTTACTGCTCGCAACGGACCCGGATGCAGACCGTCTAGGCGTTGCCGTTAGAAACGGGCAATCTTATGAACTTTTAACTGGTAATCAGTTAGGGGCATTACTGTTAAACTATATTTTACAGACAAAGCAAAGAAACGGAACACTCCCTGGAAATGGCGTCATGATTAAAACGATTGTCACATCGGAATTAGGTGCCAAGATTGCTGCTCGTTACGGTGTGGAGACAGTTAATACATTAACAGGATTCAAATACATCGCTGAAAAAATCGCAGAATATGAACAGTCAGGTGCGTATAAATATTTGTTCGGCTATGAGGAAAGCTACGGCTATTTAATCGAACCATTCGTACGCGATAAAGACGCAGTACAAGTGGCGTTAAAAGTAGCGGAAATGGCAAGCTTCTATGAGTCACAAGGTAAGACATTGCTTGATGCTTTGGAAGATGTGTACAAGAAATTTGGTTATTACAAAGAAGCACTCATTTCAAAAGTTTTTGAAGGTAAATCTGGTCAAGAAGAAATGGCTGCACTGTTAGACACAGTTCGCCAAAATCCGCCAGCTGAAATTGCAGGCAAAAAAGTTGTTCTATACGAGGATTATTTAACAGCAACGGCAACTGCGATTACGGGTGACAAGCTACCGATCGATTTACCGAAAGAAAATGTATTGAAGTTTATACTGGAAGACGAATCATGGATCGCCATCCGACCATCAGGAACAGAGCCGAAATGTAAATACTATTTTGGTGTAAAGGGTGAAAGTGCTAGTCAAGCTTTAGAACAATTGGAACAATTAAAGCTGAGTTTTATATAG
- a CDS encoding glycosyltransferase family 2 protein, whose protein sequence is MIYIVSIIVATHNVEYSIRECLKSLQQQTLQAIEVLIMNNGSSKGTALICEEYVSEDDRFSIFNAQNLTLSEARNYGMQEATGKYIAFVDGHDFVESTMYEKLVQRAEQKHADLVLCGYTKYWPETERKKQVKVNEALLTKPNPVNYYLTKHNEAYIVPWNKLFLRSIIMGERLYFDNHPFFEDVGFIAQYLSFAKKIAIVNEPQYNFVQYEDMLMKNYSPSIAHSHAQTYAQLKQFFDKRQYRNVIEGLNLRLYIHRYHHVLLTTSNTRQVKSLERQIIRESKNFSQLPWNLRMMKPLVKMRVYPTFFRLVHKVKA, encoded by the coding sequence ATGATATACATTGTGTCTATTATTGTGGCAACACATAATGTTGAATATTCGATAAGAGAATGTCTGAAAAGCCTGCAGCAGCAAACATTGCAAGCGATTGAAGTACTGATTATGAACAATGGTTCTTCTAAAGGAACGGCTCTTATTTGTGAGGAATACGTCAGTGAGGATGACCGTTTTAGTATATTTAATGCACAAAACCTGACATTAAGCGAAGCGCGCAATTATGGTATGCAGGAAGCAACAGGGAAGTATATTGCCTTTGTTGATGGGCATGATTTTGTGGAAAGCACGATGTATGAGAAGCTCGTGCAGCGTGCTGAGCAGAAGCATGCGGATCTCGTACTGTGCGGGTATACGAAATACTGGCCGGAAACCGAGCGCAAAAAACAGGTGAAAGTGAATGAAGCCTTACTAACAAAACCGAACCCTGTTAATTATTATCTGACAAAGCACAATGAAGCGTATATCGTGCCGTGGAATAAACTTTTTTTACGTTCCATCATTATGGGGGAGCGATTATATTTTGATAATCATCCGTTTTTTGAGGACGTCGGGTTTATCGCGCAGTACTTATCTTTTGCGAAAAAGATTGCCATTGTAAATGAACCGCAGTACAACTTTGTGCAATATGAGGATATGCTGATGAAAAACTATAGTCCGTCGATTGCCCATTCACATGCACAAACGTATGCCCAATTAAAACAGTTTTTTGATAAAAGGCAGTACCGCAATGTGATTGAGGGATTAAATTTACGTCTATATATTCATCGTTATCATCATGTGTTGTTAACGACGTCAAACACACGACAAGTGAAATCGCTGGAGCGTCAAATTATCCGGGAAAGCAAAAACTTTTCTCAGCTCCCTTGGAATCTGCGCATGATGAAACCGTTAGTGAAAATGAGGGTCTATCCGACATTTTTCCGTTTGGTTCATAAAGTAAAGGCTTAA
- a CDS encoding TIGR00282 family metallophosphoesterase, whose protein sequence is MKVLFIGDIVGSIGRDAVEQYLPRLKKKYNLDVVIANGENAAAGRGITRAIYNDLLQMGVDVITMGNHTWDNKDIFDFIDDADYLVRPANFSKDAPGRGMTQVSKNGVTISVINLHGRVFLPPHEDPFAMAVEMVEEAKKTSPIVFVDFHAEATSEKIALSWHLDGKASVVVGTHTHVQTADNRIYPGGTAYITDVGMTGPYDEVLGMGKDNVIYKFLTNMPARYEVPKKGRAVLSAFFVEIEDKTGKAIRQERVLINEDNPFQA, encoded by the coding sequence ATGAAAGTATTATTTATTGGCGATATTGTTGGTTCTATTGGTCGCGATGCAGTAGAGCAGTATTTGCCTCGCTTAAAGAAAAAATATAATTTAGATGTTGTTATTGCAAATGGTGAAAATGCTGCAGCAGGACGCGGTATTACACGTGCGATTTATAATGATTTACTGCAAATGGGTGTAGATGTCATTACGATGGGTAACCATACGTGGGATAACAAAGATATTTTTGATTTTATCGATGATGCCGATTACTTAGTACGTCCGGCAAACTTTTCGAAAGATGCACCAGGACGCGGCATGACACAAGTATCGAAAAACGGTGTGACAATTTCAGTCATCAATCTGCACGGACGCGTATTTTTACCGCCGCACGAAGATCCATTTGCGATGGCAGTCGAAATGGTCGAAGAAGCGAAAAAAACATCACCAATCGTTTTTGTTGATTTCCACGCTGAAGCAACGAGCGAAAAAATTGCATTAAGTTGGCATCTGGACGGCAAAGCATCCGTTGTTGTCGGAACACATACACATGTCCAAACAGCGGACAACCGCATTTATCCGGGCGGCACAGCATATATTACAGACGTTGGCATGACAGGTCCTTATGATGAAGTGTTAGGTATGGGGAAAGATAATGTCATTTATAAATTCCTGACAAATATGCCAGCACGCTATGAAGTACCAAAAAAAGGCCGCGCTGTATTAAGTGCCTTCTTCGTTGAAATTGAGGATAAAACAGGGAAAGCCATTCGCCAGGAACGTGTACTTATTAATGAGGACAACCCGTTTCAAGCATAA
- a CDS encoding transposase, with protein MPREARKLSRTGIYHIIMRGVNRQTIFEEDEDKKRFLEILKKYKGISQYELYSYCLMDNHIHLLLKVTQEEISIIIKRISSSYVYWYNWKYGRVGHLFQERFKSENVENTVYFLTVLRYIHQNPLKAGLVNNVFESQWSSINEYIQRRTIVDIDYGLDLFSSERRKAIKLYMEYMQQQNDDQCLEVSMNVKKTDQEIRKYLNTLGIANTSQLQQLNRSHRDEILAKVKSLNGVSIRQLSRITGISKSVIGRIR; from the coding sequence ATGCCAAGGGAAGCGAGGAAACTAAGTCGCACCGGAATTTACCATATCATCATGAGAGGTGTTAATAGACAAACCATCTTTGAAGAAGATGAAGACAAAAAGAGATTTTTAGAGATATTAAAAAAGTATAAAGGGATTAGCCAATATGAACTGTATAGCTACTGTTTGATGGACAATCATATTCACTTATTATTAAAGGTAACTCAAGAAGAAATCTCCATTATCATCAAGCGAATTAGTTCAAGCTATGTTTATTGGTATAATTGGAAATATGGACGGGTTGGGCATTTATTTCAGGAACGATTTAAAAGTGAAAATGTGGAGAATACAGTTTATTTTTTAACCGTACTTCGTTATATCCATCAAAACCCTTTGAAAGCAGGGTTAGTAAACAATGTGTTTGAAAGTCAGTGGTCAAGTATAAATGAATATATTCAAAGAAGAACCATTGTGGATATTGACTATGGACTTGATTTGTTTTCATCAGAACGCAGAAAAGCCATTAAATTATATATGGAATACATGCAACAGCAAAATGATGATCAATGTTTAGAAGTCTCCATGAACGTGAAAAAAACGGACCAAGAAATAAGGAAATATTTAAATACATTAGGCATAGCGAATACAAGTCAACTGCAACAATTGAACAGGAGTCATCGAGACGAAATATTAGCAAAAGTCAAATCGCTAAACGGTGTTAGCATTCGACAGTTGTCTAGAATTACTGGAATATCCAAGAGTGTGATTGGTCGGATCAGGTAA